One genomic window of Peromyscus maniculatus bairdii isolate BWxNUB_F1_BW_parent chromosome 2, HU_Pman_BW_mat_3.1, whole genome shotgun sequence includes the following:
- the Cdkn2c gene encoding cyclin-dependent kinase 4 inhibitor C, with translation MAEPWGNELASAAARGDLEQLTSLLQNNVNVNAQNGFGRTALQVMKLGNPEIARRLLLRGANPNLKDRTGFAVIHDAARAGFLDTVQALLEFQADVNIEDNEGNLPLHLAAKEGHLPVVEFLVKHTASNVGHRNHKGDTAFDVARFYGRNEVLSLMEANGVGGAANLQ, from the exons ATGGCCGAGCCTTGGGGGAACGAGTTGGCGTCCGCAGCTGCCAGGGGGGACCTAGAGCAACTTACTAGTTTGTTGCAAAATAATGTAAACGTCAACGCTCAAAATGGATTTGGGAGAACTGCGCTGCAG GTTATGAAACTTGGAAATCCGGAGATTGCCAGGAGACTTCTACTCAGAGGTGCTAATCCCAATTTGAAAGACCGAACTGGTTTCGCTGTCATTCATGATGCAGCCAGAGCAGGTTTCCTGGACACTGTACAGGCTCTGTTGGAGTTTCAAGCTGATGTTAACATCGAAGATAATGAAGGGAACCTGCCCTTGCACTTGGCTGCCAAAGAAGGCCACCTCCCTGTGGTGGAGTTCCTTGTGAAGCACACGGCCAGCAATGTGGGGCATCGGAATCACAAGGGGGATACCGCCTTCGATGTGGCCAGGTTCTATGGAAGAAATGAGGTTTTGAGCCTGATGGAGGCAAATGGAGTGGGGGGAGCCGCAAATCTACAGTGA